One region of Natronolimnobius baerhuensis genomic DNA includes:
- a CDS encoding DUF4350 domain-containing protein: protein MSGPPDRDHNGSATDVRTDAENAGLDLTIELEWSRVIVIGLALAVVATIGVGASTSTAVFGPFNTDWDGTSELRTTVAADSDTTFELVRQPSAYDEYSTETVALVAAPERPYDEASSDALGQFVDRGGTLVVLESGTAHGDSLLEDIGATARIDGQLVRDEYQHADGPMMPIATAATDHTLTGEAEQITLNHASVVDIDGDGQHEGDVRVLFETSSFARLESDSASGPDSQPVATVESVGDGRVVAVSDPSLVSNAMVDRTDTNAFIQALSADADRVVFDVSHGESLPPVASALITVRTSPLLQVALGIAVILTVGLSTSQGVRRTGQALRTRVLEALASARFDGQSERHRLERSSTRMQRPRSQDTAERASGTTQNDTSGGHQ from the coding sequence ATGAGCGGCCCACCAGACCGCGATCACAACGGATCTGCCACGGATGTGCGTACTGACGCCGAGAACGCCGGTTTGGACCTCACAATCGAACTCGAGTGGTCTCGAGTTATCGTGATTGGGCTGGCACTCGCCGTCGTTGCAACGATTGGCGTCGGTGCATCGACCTCGACAGCGGTGTTCGGTCCGTTCAACACCGACTGGGATGGGACGAGTGAACTGCGAACGACAGTGGCAGCCGATTCGGACACTACGTTCGAACTCGTTCGCCAGCCGAGTGCGTACGACGAGTATTCGACGGAAACCGTTGCACTCGTCGCTGCGCCGGAGCGACCGTACGATGAGGCGAGTAGCGACGCACTCGGGCAGTTCGTCGACCGCGGCGGGACACTCGTTGTCCTCGAGAGTGGTACTGCACACGGTGACTCACTGCTTGAGGATATCGGGGCGACGGCACGTATCGACGGCCAACTGGTGCGTGATGAGTACCAGCATGCGGATGGCCCGATGATGCCGATTGCAACGGCTGCGACCGACCACACTCTCACTGGTGAGGCCGAGCAGATAACGCTCAACCATGCGAGTGTCGTCGATATTGATGGGGACGGCCAACACGAGGGCGACGTAAGGGTTTTGTTCGAGACGAGTTCATTTGCCCGCCTCGAGTCTGACTCGGCTAGCGGTCCTGACTCACAACCGGTTGCGACGGTCGAATCGGTCGGTGATGGTCGGGTTGTTGCTGTTAGTGATCCGAGTCTTGTGAGCAATGCGATGGTCGACCGAACGGATACCAACGCGTTCATTCAGGCACTTTCGGCGGATGCAGACCGAGTGGTGTTCGATGTGTCTCACGGTGAGTCGTTGCCACCGGTTGCGAGTGCGCTTATTACGGTTCGAACATCGCCACTGTTGCAGGTCGCTCTCGGGATCGCCGTAATCCTCACGGTGGGGCTATCGACGAGCCAGGGTGTTCGGCGGACGGGGCAGGCGCTTCGAACTCGAGTTCTCGAAGCACTCGCGTCTGCTCGTTTCGACGGGCAGTCCGAACGCCACCGTCTCGAACGGTCATCGACTCGGATGCAGCGGCCACGCTCTCAGGATACTGCTGAGCGAGCCAGTGGAACGACTCAGAACGACACTTCAGGTGGACATCAATGA